A portion of the Cryptomeria japonica chromosome 5, Sugi_1.0, whole genome shotgun sequence genome contains these proteins:
- the LOC131033546 gene encoding uncharacterized protein LOC131033546: protein MSPFELVYGVGAQLSLPLELAASKLQIVIEDTYFQNALEKRIMYSIRIEEEREKLVDHITEHQQQVKKIFDHKARPRKFTQGDQVLLWDKRRELKGAHGKFESLWKGPFFIHEVKGPNSFKLAYVDGTVLPLSYNGQDLKLYKL, encoded by the coding sequence atgtcaccttttgaacttgtgtatggagTTGGGGCTCAACTCTCACTTCCTCTTGAATTGGCGGCTTCTAAATTGCAAATAGTCATTGAAGACACGTATTTTCAAAATGCATTGGAAAAGAGAATTATGTATTCAATCagaatagaagaagaaagggaGAAGTTGGTCGATCACATTACAGAGCATCAACAGCaggttaaaaagatttttgatcacaAAGCTAGGCCGAGGAAATTTACGCAAGGAGACCAAGTCCTACTCTGGGACAAACGGAGGGAGTTGAAGGGAGCACATGGAAAATTCGAGTCATTGTGGAAGGGTCCATTTTTTATTCATGAAGTAAAGGGACCAAATTCCTTCAAGTTGGCCTATGTCGATGGTACTGTTCTTCCCCTATCTTATAATGGACAGGATCTCAAGCTTTACAAATTGTAA